A single Aminobacterium mobile DSM 12262 DNA region contains:
- the purE gene encoding 5-(carboxyamino)imidazole ribonucleotide mutase translates to MDTNKQTPVVGLVLGSKSDLPAAHKAAEILEQFHVPFEITIASAHRTPEDAALYGQNAEKRGLCVIIALAGLSAALPGVLAAHTLLPVIGVPISAGSLGGLDALLSIAQMPPGVPVAAGGIDSAKNAALLALRILAINNKELRENLAQYTASEAEKVRNARQTIVDLPVAPSEAFQEQ, encoded by the coding sequence ATGGACACAAACAAACAGACACCAGTTGTAGGTCTGGTCTTAGGTTCTAAATCAGACTTGCCTGCCGCGCATAAAGCAGCAGAGATATTAGAACAATTTCACGTTCCCTTTGAAATAACCATAGCTTCAGCTCATAGAACCCCTGAAGATGCGGCGCTATATGGGCAAAACGCCGAAAAACGAGGATTGTGCGTTATTATAGCCTTGGCAGGCCTATCTGCAGCCCTCCCGGGAGTCTTGGCTGCTCACACATTACTTCCCGTTATCGGCGTTCCTATTTCTGCGGGATCCTTAGGCGGCTTGGATGCCCTTCTTTCTATTGCACAAATGCCTCCTGGCGTTCCTGTAGCTGCCGGAGGCATAGACAGCGCAAAAAACGCAGCTCTTCTCGCATTGAGAATTCTTGCCATCAATAATAAAGAGCTTCGTGAAAATCTGGCTCAATACACTGCCTCAGAAGCCGAAAAAGTACGCAATGCTCGACAAACAATAGTCGACCTGCCAGTAGCCCCTTCAGAAGCTTTCCAAGAACAATAA
- a CDS encoding diguanylate cyclase domain-containing protein: MVVAFTSEEGVISMEEIRLLRFVNCGNISFAPQDGVIDVDTLEDLVAKIRSVHGVILDGDFSKETVLMAVKEIRKIPETCYLPVFCSPSLDSDSALFTDGAIKSLDQAWEKTADMWGKLNEVDRGSLELSRDFRLLAYLALRQEGLNPLLQPFTCDAYRYPIAEFLGGESETRQWLRNLRDRGLLSQGPLIDRIRSCPKCQCTHLNYIDVCPNCGSIDIVPKEFIHCFTCGRVGPVDDFLQENGYRCPFCGTHLRHLGSDYDHPLESFLCNDCGHKFIEAHVVVDCLSCQTRSDPEELLVNTIHGYRISEKGRAAARVGSIDDVYALLDRLNYVIPAYFNQLLDWMILLNRRYPDQTFSVIGVRFVNLIQVSEKLGRHRASQIVDALAERLRQLIRNTDVTTRTATGILLLLLPMTDEAGASVVGGRILELVNLAETSPKPQFQLVAFSSSQNMREGESASSLLARILGELES; encoded by the coding sequence GTGGTAGTTGCTTTTACCAGTGAGGAAGGTGTCATATCTATGGAAGAGATCCGGCTTCTTCGGTTTGTCAACTGCGGCAATATTTCTTTTGCGCCTCAAGATGGGGTTATAGATGTAGATACGCTGGAAGATCTGGTTGCTAAAATACGATCTGTTCATGGAGTTATTCTAGATGGGGACTTTTCTAAAGAGACTGTTTTAATGGCGGTCAAGGAGATCAGAAAGATCCCAGAAACCTGTTATTTGCCTGTGTTTTGCTCTCCATCTCTGGATTCCGATTCTGCGCTCTTTACCGATGGGGCTATAAAGTCTTTAGATCAAGCTTGGGAAAAGACGGCAGATATGTGGGGGAAATTGAATGAAGTGGACCGGGGAAGCTTGGAGCTGAGCAGAGATTTTCGTCTTTTGGCCTATTTGGCTCTTCGACAAGAGGGACTGAATCCCTTGCTACAGCCTTTTACCTGCGACGCATATAGGTATCCCATTGCAGAGTTCTTGGGTGGTGAGAGCGAGACGAGGCAATGGCTTCGAAATTTGAGGGATAGAGGTTTGTTGTCACAAGGACCTTTGATTGACCGCATACGCTCGTGCCCCAAGTGCCAATGTACTCATCTCAATTATATCGACGTTTGCCCCAATTGTGGGAGTATCGATATTGTTCCCAAAGAGTTTATTCACTGTTTTACTTGTGGCAGGGTGGGGCCGGTAGATGATTTTCTCCAGGAGAATGGTTATCGTTGTCCTTTCTGTGGTACTCACCTTCGTCATTTAGGTTCGGATTACGATCATCCTTTAGAGAGTTTTTTGTGCAACGATTGCGGACATAAATTCATAGAGGCCCATGTTGTTGTGGATTGCCTCAGTTGCCAAACGAGGTCAGATCCAGAGGAACTTCTCGTAAATACAATTCATGGTTACCGAATATCAGAGAAAGGGCGAGCTGCAGCTAGGGTTGGGTCCATTGATGATGTATATGCTCTTCTAGATCGGCTGAACTACGTTATTCCCGCGTATTTTAACCAACTTTTAGATTGGATGATTTTGTTGAACCGTCGCTACCCGGATCAAACTTTCTCTGTGATAGGTGTTCGGTTTGTAAATTTAATTCAGGTTTCCGAAAAACTAGGCCGTCATAGAGCTTCTCAAATTGTGGACGCATTAGCGGAGCGGCTTAGGCAGCTTATTCGAAATACTGATGTTACGACCAGGACAGCTACTGGTATATTATTGCTTCTTTTGCCTATGACAGATGAAGCAGGGGCATCTGTAGTGGGTGGCCGGATATTAGAGTTAGTCAATTTAGCAGAAACGTCACCTAAGCCCCAATTCCAACTGGTAGCATTCTCTTCATCTCAGAATATGAGAGAGGGGGAGAGCGCTTCATCTTTACTTGCCAGAATTTTAGGGGAACTTGAGTCCTGA
- a CDS encoding HlyD family secretion protein → MKVRFTSGKSRDPFQEKGVRIPYAPARRTFPRWRWYFVVLLVSSPLLFFIAKVSVGVFWATSPGVIFMEKTPINSPTSGVLMEVHLREGQHIALGDVMAKVADPTLEMKRAPLTAERKVLMDYASRHISTEPFRDALVLAERVLKEEKAYRSKIQELVNAGAATKADLNEAQKRVLRAESDVIKAKIDLNLALAPSGEYKSQQVRLAQIDGELAAMADIMGGVALASPVSGVVLAVFAVVNQALAQGAPLAVVADPQTASIVTFLNPKDLGFVEKGKKVRIRFPEGTMVEAFPVGRPTLAEPAPLSLSKPLTEIRQTVRVTLSTRSPIPEAFLVEGLPVTVHWGGRWPW, encoded by the coding sequence ATGAAAGTGCGGTTTACTTCTGGGAAGAGTCGAGATCCCTTTCAGGAAAAAGGGGTACGAATTCCTTATGCTCCAGCTAGAAGAACTTTTCCGCGGTGGCGATGGTATTTTGTTGTGTTGCTGGTCTCTAGCCCCTTGCTGTTTTTTATAGCCAAGGTAAGTGTAGGGGTGTTTTGGGCTACATCTCCTGGGGTGATCTTTATGGAGAAAACCCCGATTAACAGCCCAACATCTGGAGTTTTAATGGAGGTTCATCTTCGAGAAGGCCAGCATATAGCATTGGGAGACGTGATGGCTAAAGTAGCGGATCCTACGCTGGAGATGAAAAGAGCCCCTCTGACAGCAGAAAGAAAAGTCTTGATGGATTATGCGAGCCGTCACATTTCTACTGAACCCTTCAGGGATGCTTTGGTTTTAGCGGAGAGAGTTTTGAAAGAAGAAAAAGCTTATCGATCTAAGATTCAGGAACTTGTTAATGCTGGAGCAGCTACAAAGGCTGACCTCAACGAGGCTCAGAAGAGGGTACTTCGAGCTGAATCTGATGTGATTAAGGCAAAAATAGATCTGAATTTAGCATTGGCTCCCTCTGGAGAGTATAAATCTCAACAGGTTAGATTGGCGCAAATTGATGGAGAACTTGCTGCTATGGCAGATATTATGGGTGGGGTAGCTTTAGCGTCTCCCGTGTCAGGAGTTGTCTTGGCTGTTTTTGCTGTTGTGAACCAAGCCTTGGCTCAGGGGGCTCCTTTAGCGGTAGTGGCTGACCCTCAAACTGCATCTATAGTTACCTTCCTGAACCCTAAAGATCTCGGATTCGTAGAGAAGGGTAAGAAAGTCCGAATACGTTTCCCTGAAGGAACGATGGTGGAGGCTTTCCCTGTGGGGAGACCTACTCTAGCCGAGCCTGCGCCATTGTCTCTTTCAAAACCTCTGACAGAGATTCGTCAGACAGTACGGGTTACCCTCAGTACACGTTCTCCCATTCCGGAGGCCTTTTTGGTGGAGGGGCTTCCTGTAACTGTTCATTGGGGAGGGAGATGGCCGTGGTAG
- a CDS encoding glycosyltransferase family 2 protein — protein MLIPEPFFQIIALVLEAPLVSETWEIILRFIPFVLFLEMPVYLLILMGVLRYGLLRMNEVPWRSSYYPSVSCLITCYSEGEAVQQTIRSLSRQLYPGRIQIVPIIDGAAANKETYSAALSMKGEVDRLPNRVLKVVPKWQRGGRVSALNTGMNFADGEIIMALDGDTSFDNDMVERATRHFENPTVGCVAGCLRVRNVRASLVTRLQAIEYFFSIQAAKTGLSAFGLVNNISGAFGVFRRSVLELIGGWDAGTAEDLDITLRVKNYLGRYHCFRIVFDPEAMGFTHVPDTFRDFFKQRLRWDGDLSFMYFRKHWRTFSPRLVGWKNFIALLWTGLLFQVVMPVVVVIYTAYLFIAYPLGVVAGTMALVYLFYLAAMVILFLVFVLLLSERPRQDLLLVFWLPLVPIFAFANRIHGAFSALWEIFGLGHQDTNMAPWWVTKKSKF, from the coding sequence ATGCTAATACCTGAGCCGTTTTTCCAAATTATTGCTCTGGTTTTAGAAGCTCCTTTGGTCTCTGAGACGTGGGAAATAATTCTCAGATTCATTCCTTTTGTCCTTTTTCTGGAAATGCCTGTCTATCTGCTAATTTTGATGGGAGTACTTCGTTACGGTTTACTTCGGATGAACGAAGTTCCTTGGAGAAGCAGTTACTATCCTTCTGTCTCCTGTCTAATAACGTGTTACAGTGAGGGAGAGGCGGTGCAACAGACTATTCGTTCTCTGTCCAGACAGTTATATCCTGGTCGGATCCAGATTGTGCCTATTATAGACGGTGCTGCGGCTAATAAAGAGACTTACAGTGCGGCTTTGTCTATGAAAGGCGAAGTGGATCGGCTTCCCAACCGAGTTTTAAAGGTGGTACCAAAGTGGCAAAGAGGTGGCAGAGTGTCGGCTCTCAATACGGGAATGAACTTTGCTGATGGTGAAATAATCATGGCTTTGGATGGCGACACATCTTTCGACAATGACATGGTAGAACGTGCCACCAGACATTTTGAGAATCCCACGGTCGGATGTGTAGCTGGGTGTCTTCGGGTACGAAATGTGAGGGCCAGCTTAGTTACCAGACTTCAAGCGATAGAATATTTTTTCTCTATTCAGGCTGCCAAAACAGGACTTAGCGCTTTTGGGCTGGTCAACAATATCTCGGGGGCTTTTGGAGTTTTTCGCCGTTCCGTTTTAGAGCTGATTGGCGGGTGGGATGCCGGAACTGCTGAGGATCTGGATATTACACTGCGAGTGAAGAATTATTTGGGTCGATATCATTGTTTTCGCATTGTTTTTGATCCTGAAGCCATGGGTTTTACCCATGTCCCAGATACATTTAGGGACTTTTTCAAACAGAGGCTTCGTTGGGATGGAGATCTGTCGTTTATGTACTTCCGAAAGCATTGGCGAACCTTTTCACCACGATTAGTGGGGTGGAAAAATTTTATAGCCTTGCTCTGGACAGGACTCTTGTTTCAAGTGGTGATGCCCGTGGTCGTTGTCATTTATACTGCGTATCTCTTTATAGCTTATCCCTTGGGCGTTGTAGCTGGAACTATGGCTTTAGTGTATTTGTTTTACCTCGCGGCAATGGTGATTCTCTTCCTCGTTTTTGTCCTCCTACTCTCAGAAAGGCCGAGGCAGGACCTGTTACTGGTATTTTGGCTTCCTCTGGTTCCTATTTTTGCCTTTGCCAATCGAATTCATGGTGCTTTTTCAGCGTTGTGGGAGATATTTGGCCTTGGACATCAAGATACAAATATGGCTCCATGGTGGGTTACCAAAAAGAGTAAATTTTAA